Genomic window (Pseudomonas hydrolytica):
ACCAATGGCGAGGGATAGGGGGTCGACGGGCATAGACACTCCATGTTGAACCGCTGGCAGTATACCCAGCCAGCCCGTCCGTGGGGTCAGCGCGCCAGACGCTCCAGCTCCAGCTGTGCGCCGCGGTCACCGGCCCTGGCCGCCTGGCGCAGCAGTTCGAAGCCCATGCGGCGGTCGCGCGGATTGCCGCAGTCGCGGCACAGCAATTGCCCCAGGCGGCTCTGCGCCTGCACGCAGCCCTTGCGCGCGGGCTGCTTGAGCAGGTTGCCGGCGATGCGTTTGACACTGGGGGTCTGCCCCAGGCGCGGGCTGTCGAGCAGCCA
Coding sequences:
- a CDS encoding sel1 repeat family protein, which produces MRVALWLLDSPRLGQTPSVKRIAGNLLKQPARKGCVQAQSRLGQLLCRDCGNPRDRRMGFELLRQAARAGDRGAQLELERLAR